In Bacteroidales bacterium WCE2008, one genomic interval encodes:
- a CDS encoding phosphoribosylglycinamide formyltransferase-1: MVNVAIFVSGSGSNCENIIRYFSGSSEVNVSLVISNKADAYALVRAANLGVESMVVPKAEFNDRDRMMGILDDHKIDFIVLAGFLLMVPDFLIEAYDRRMINLHPALLPKYGGKGMWGHHVHEAIKAAGEAETGMTVHYVTPVCDSGEIIAQFRTPIAPEDTPDDIAAKEHALEMAHFPQVIEEVIRRTF, translated from the coding sequence ATGGTCAATGTAGCGATTTTCGTATCAGGAAGCGGCAGCAACTGCGAGAATATCATCCGTTATTTTTCCGGGTCTTCTGAAGTCAACGTCAGCCTTGTGATAAGCAATAAGGCAGATGCTTACGCTCTTGTACGCGCTGCGAATCTCGGAGTAGAATCCATGGTTGTCCCTAAGGCAGAGTTCAACGACAGGGACAGGATGATGGGGATTCTGGATGACCATAAAATCGACTTCATTGTCCTCGCCGGTTTCCTGCTCATGGTTCCGGACTTTCTTATCGAGGCCTACGACCGCAGGATGATCAACCTGCATCCGGCCCTTCTGCCCAAATACGGCGGAAAAGGAATGTGGGGTCATCATGTCCATGAGGCCATAAAGGCTGCAGGAGAGGCCGAGACCGGCATGACCGTCCACTATGTGACTCCGGTCTGCGACAGCGGAGAGATAATCGCCCAGTTCAGGACGCCGATCGCCCCGGAGGATACGCCGGACGACATCGCGGCCAAGGAGCATGCTCTCGAGATGGCCCACTTCCCGCAGGTCATCGAAGAAGTCATACGGCGGACTTTCTAG